The following coding sequences are from one Cyanobacterium sp. T60_A2020_053 window:
- a CDS encoding ABC transporter permease: MSVALRKSKQSCLKILSSTSFRRYRELLLVLIPQNLHTRYRGSFLGVYWSLLNPLTMTALYTAIFGAAFASYYNDSILNYMLAAFTGLLVTNFFNSSTTQALGSIVGNGDLLNKVYLPPAVFPLAMIGVNIFQFVVGSLPLLIIVTLINSDNFFSVFLLFFPFFCLVLVCTGIGLLMSALYVFFRDLGYFYEIATFVVWITSPVFYPVDIVPERIQPFLKFNPLVPIIESFRLISLQNSAPPLNYYLWSLSSGLIILALGWFFFHRVKGAFLDLL, from the coding sequence ATGAGTGTCGCTTTGAGAAAATCTAAGCAATCATGCTTAAAAATCCTTTCTTCCACAAGTTTTCGCCGTTATAGGGAATTACTTTTGGTCTTGATTCCCCAAAATCTCCACACCCGTTATCGTGGTTCATTTTTAGGAGTTTATTGGTCACTCTTAAATCCTCTTACTATGACGGCTTTATACACGGCTATTTTTGGGGCTGCTTTTGCTTCTTATTATAATGATTCTATTCTAAATTATATGTTAGCGGCCTTCACTGGTTTATTGGTGACCAATTTTTTTAATAGTTCTACAACCCAAGCCCTTGGTAGCATTGTGGGTAATGGAGATTTACTAAATAAGGTTTATCTGCCCCCGGCGGTTTTTCCTTTGGCTATGATTGGGGTTAATATTTTTCAATTTGTGGTGGGTTCTTTACCCCTATTGATTATAGTCACTTTAATTAATAGTGATAATTTTTTCTCTGTTTTTTTGTTATTTTTTCCTTTTTTCTGTCTTGTTCTAGTCTGTACAGGCATCGGTTTGTTAATGTCGGCTTTGTATGTTTTCTTCCGTGATTTAGGTTATTTCTATGAAATTGCTACTTTTGTGGTGTGGATTACTAGCCCTGTTTTTTATCCTGTCGACATTGTACCCGAAAGGATACAACCTTTTTTGAAGTTTAATCCCCTTGTGCCGATTATTGAGAGTTTTCGTTTGATTAGTTTACAAAACAGCGCCCCTCCTCTTAATTATTATCTCTGGAGTTTATCTAGTGGCTTAATCATTCTTGCTCTTGGTTGGTTTTTCTTTCATCGGGTGAAGGGCGCTTTTCTTGACCTCTTATAG
- a CDS encoding response regulator, with protein sequence MSTVLLVEDSQSTREVMTELLKKKGLTVRSAPDGEQALELIKQMIPDIVVLDIILPKMNGYEVCRQIKSNPKTKEVPVIICSSKKEDFDRYWGMKQGADAYISKPFQASELVATIKQLLRK encoded by the coding sequence ATGAGTACCGTGTTATTGGTTGAAGATAGTCAATCCACCAGAGAAGTGATGACAGAATTATTAAAGAAAAAAGGACTAACAGTTCGCAGCGCCCCCGATGGAGAACAGGCATTAGAATTAATAAAACAAATGATTCCTGATATAGTAGTATTAGATATAATTTTACCGAAGATGAACGGTTATGAAGTTTGTCGGCAAATAAAATCTAACCCCAAAACTAAAGAAGTACCTGTAATTATCTGTTCATCAAAAAAAGAAGATTTTGATCGTTACTGGGGCATGAAACAGGGAGCGGATGCTTATATATCCAAACCGTTTCAAGCTAGTGAATTAGTTGCTACCATCAAGCAGTTATTAAGAAAGTAA
- a CDS encoding chemotaxis protein CheW, with protein sequence MVDNQNFPESLEDQVIDLSAEEQLPVEAPEGESHLRFILPSGDEFALPALGIREIMQQEPDKITPIPNASPLLLGTINLRGEIIWVADLGQFLGYPNLLNTDRGEVPVIAVEEQETVLGLAVQSLGAIHWLEVENLQIPQGMPDHIAPYVQGEWLEGRNHRVRVLDHIAILRSARWVA encoded by the coding sequence ATGGTAGATAATCAAAATTTCCCCGAATCTTTGGAAGATCAAGTTATTGACTTGAGCGCAGAAGAACAACTGCCCGTAGAAGCACCGGAGGGAGAATCACATCTTCGTTTTATTCTGCCCTCTGGAGATGAATTTGCCTTACCAGCACTGGGCATCAGGGAAATTATGCAACAAGAACCAGATAAAATAACTCCCATCCCTAATGCTTCTCCTCTACTGTTAGGTACCATAAACCTGCGGGGTGAAATTATCTGGGTGGCAGACTTGGGACAGTTTTTGGGTTATCCCAATCTATTGAATACTGATCGGGGAGAAGTTCCCGTCATTGCTGTGGAAGAGCAGGAAACAGTTTTAGGTTTAGCGGTACAATCATTAGGCGCGATCCACTGGTTAGAAGTGGAAAACTTACAAATACCTCAAGGAATGCCCGATCACATTGCCCCCTATGTACAAGGGGAATGGTTAGAGGGAAGAAATCATCGGGTCAGAGTATTAGACCATATAGCTATTCTACGATCCGCTCGTTGGGTAGCCTAG